A single window of Intrasporangium calvum DSM 43043 DNA harbors:
- a CDS encoding immune inhibitor A domain-containing protein has translation MNKRQWSAVSGLAVGALVATALAAPGQAQATPQAGSVISSDPAEAQSSRPDNLPNPLGDAAADRRKDAVEKLIKGKASTRTINGRRVIEVKSANGQSKYVDYPVNREESVFTILAEFGDQIHSATGGTAGPARNKIPEPDRNWDGSATDDNSTYWIADFDRAHYLDLMFGDGESFKDFYLKQSNGRFLAKGDVSDWVKVPYNEARYGSNKYGGSSTYWPFVRDTATAWYEAQVASGKSPAAIKEYLSQFDRVDRYDYDGDGDFLEPDGYIDHFQAIHAGEGEEAGGGAQGTDAIWSHRWYAYSNQIGKAGPDINKAGGVPIGDTGIWIGDYTTEPENGGLGVFAHEFGHDLGLPDLYDTAGGDNTTGFWTLMSGGSWLNRGGDSIGTTPGYMGPWEKLQLGWLDYTVVPFGEDEAVTLTRADKGAAKRTQAAIVTLPDKTVTTGYNTPHSGAYEWWGGSADDLQNTLTRTVDLTGMSSASLSAWVEYQIEEGYDYLYTEVSTDGGLNWITVGTPIDGESTWTEKSWDLSPYAGKVIEVRFRYATDGGLHYDGPFLDDIAIAANGATLLSDDVESGDNGWTAKGFTRMTGSTSKVVAHYYLAENRTYTGYDATLKTGPYNFGFGNTRPDFVERFPYQNGMLVWYADGAYSDNNTSTHPGGGQALPVDARPAPVTFYDGSRLGNRRQPFDATFGLEATDAVTFHKNGIATEVPSSAAMPTFDDSVVERYWDASNPWASTKVAGSGTTLTVVRSEDGGNELEVQVSFK, from the coding sequence GTGAACAAGCGTCAATGGAGCGCTGTCTCGGGGCTGGCTGTCGGGGCGCTCGTCGCCACCGCACTCGCCGCACCGGGACAGGCTCAGGCCACGCCGCAGGCCGGCTCGGTCATCAGCAGCGATCCTGCTGAGGCCCAGTCGTCCCGCCCGGACAACCTGCCCAACCCGCTCGGCGATGCCGCCGCTGATCGCCGCAAGGACGCGGTCGAGAAGCTCATCAAGGGCAAGGCGAGCACGAGGACCATCAACGGTCGCCGAGTGATCGAGGTCAAGTCTGCGAACGGGCAGTCGAAGTACGTCGACTACCCGGTCAACCGCGAGGAGTCGGTCTTCACGATCCTCGCCGAGTTCGGCGACCAGATCCACTCTGCCACGGGGGGGACGGCCGGTCCCGCGCGCAACAAGATCCCGGAGCCCGACCGCAACTGGGACGGCAGCGCGACTGACGACAACTCGACGTACTGGATCGCCGACTTCGACCGGGCCCACTACCTGGACCTCATGTTCGGCGACGGCGAGTCGTTCAAGGACTTCTACCTCAAGCAGTCCAACGGCCGCTTCCTCGCCAAGGGCGACGTCTCCGACTGGGTCAAGGTGCCCTACAACGAGGCCCGGTACGGCTCGAACAAGTACGGCGGGTCCTCGACCTACTGGCCGTTCGTCCGGGACACGGCGACCGCGTGGTATGAGGCGCAGGTCGCCTCGGGCAAGTCCCCGGCCGCGATCAAGGAGTACCTGTCGCAATTCGACCGGGTCGACCGCTACGACTACGACGGCGACGGCGACTTCCTCGAGCCCGACGGCTACATCGACCACTTCCAGGCGATCCACGCCGGCGAGGGGGAGGAGGCCGGCGGCGGCGCTCAAGGTACCGACGCCATCTGGTCGCACCGTTGGTACGCCTACTCCAACCAGATCGGCAAGGCCGGGCCGGACATCAACAAGGCCGGCGGCGTTCCCATCGGGGACACCGGGATCTGGATCGGCGACTACACCACGGAGCCGGAGAACGGCGGCCTCGGCGTCTTCGCGCACGAGTTCGGCCACGACCTCGGCCTGCCGGACCTCTACGACACCGCCGGTGGCGACAACACGACCGGCTTCTGGACCCTGATGTCCGGTGGTTCGTGGCTCAACCGTGGTGGTGACAGCATCGGCACGACGCCCGGGTACATGGGCCCGTGGGAGAAGCTCCAGCTCGGGTGGCTCGACTACACGGTCGTCCCCTTCGGGGAGGACGAGGCGGTGACGTTGACGCGGGCCGACAAGGGTGCCGCGAAGCGCACGCAAGCTGCCATCGTCACGCTGCCCGACAAGACCGTGACCACCGGGTACAACACTCCGCACTCCGGCGCCTACGAGTGGTGGGGGGGCTCGGCCGACGATCTCCAGAACACGCTGACCCGCACGGTGGACCTCACCGGCATGTCCTCGGCATCCCTGTCCGCCTGGGTCGAGTACCAGATCGAGGAGGGCTACGACTACCTCTACACCGAGGTCTCGACGGACGGGGGGCTCAACTGGATCACCGTCGGCACGCCGATTGACGGTGAGAGCACCTGGACGGAAAAGAGCTGGGACCTCAGCCCGTACGCCGGCAAGGTCATCGAGGTCAGGTTCCGCTACGCCACTGACGGCGGCCTGCACTACGACGGGCCGTTCCTCGACGACATCGCCATCGCGGCCAATGGCGCGACCCTCCTCAGCGATGACGTCGAGTCCGGTGACAACGGCTGGACGGCCAAGGGCTTCACGCGCATGACGGGGTCGACCTCCAAGGTGGTCGCGCACTACTACCTCGCCGAGAACCGCACCTACACCGGTTATGACGCGACCCTGAAGACGGGCCCCTACAACTTCGGGTTCGGCAACACGCGTCCTGACTTCGTCGAGCGGTTCCCCTACCAGAACGGCATGCTCGTCTGGTACGCCGACGGGGCCTACTCCGACAACAACACCTCGACCCACCCAGGTGGGGGTCAGGCGCTCCCGGTCGATGCTCGCCCCGCGCCCGTCACGTTCTACGACGGCAGCCGGCTGGGCAACCGTCGCCAGCCCTTCGACGCGACCTTCGGTCTGGAGGCAACGGACGCCGTGACGTTCCACAAGAACGGCATCGCCACCGAGGTGCCGTCCTCGGCGGCCATGCCGACGTTCGACGACTCCGTCGTCGAGCGTTACTGGGACGCCTCCAACCCGTGGGCTTCCACCAAGGTGGCCGGTTCGGGTACGACGCTGACCGTCGTCCGCTCGGAGGACGGCGGCAACGAGCTGGAGGTCCAGGTCTCGTTCAAGTGA